The following coding sequences are from one Motacilla alba alba isolate MOTALB_02 chromosome 4, Motacilla_alba_V1.0_pri, whole genome shotgun sequence window:
- the LOC119700406 gene encoding transcription factor COE4-like, producing MGFFLKFFLKCNQNCLKNAGNPRDMRRFQVVVSTTVHVDGHVLAVSDNMFVHNNSKHGRRARRLDPSEAATPCIKAISPSEGWTTGGATVIVIGDNFFDGLQVLFGTVLVWSELITPHAIRVQTPPRHIPGVVEVTLSYKAKHFCKGAPGRFVYTALNEPTIDYGFQRLQKVIPRHPGDPERLPKEVLLKRAADLVEALYGVPHSNQDVLLKRAADVAEALYSVPRAPAHVTVPSFGGGQLGLAMGDSPQGSEQGFSRSPGTPPARGFGPPGSAPQQGFAGATGGFGGATMAGLGVPGSPPSFLNGSTATSPYAILPASPPLGASSVAVTSGPGTATSPGGFSFSPVTMISAVKQKSAFAPVLRPQGSPPPACASALQDPAFEDSDKFHAAARPLQGLAYS from the exons GTGGTGGTGTCCACCACGGTGCACGTGGACGGCCACGTCCTGGCCGTGTCCGACAACATGTTCGTCCACAACAACTCCAAGCACGGCCGGCGCGCCCGGCGCCTCGACCCCTCTGAAG cagccaccCCCTGCATCAAGGCCATCAGCCCCAGCGAGGGCTGGACCACTGGCGGTGCCACCGTCATCGTCATCGGGGACAACTTCTTCGATGGCCTCCAGGTGCTCTTCGGCACCGTGCTGGTGTGGAGCGAG CTCATCACCCCCCACGCCATCCGCGTGCAGACCCCCCCCCGCCACATCCCGGGGGTCGTGGAGGTGACATTGTCCTACAAGGCCAAGCACTTCTGCAAGGGCGCCCCGGGACGCTTCGTCTACACCG ccctgaaCGAGCCCACCATCGATTACGGGTTCCAGCGGCTGCAGAAGGTGATCCCGCGGCACCCTGGGGACCCCGAGCGCCTGCCCAAG gaggtgctgctgaagCGCGCGGCCGACCTGGTGGAGGCGCTTTACGGGGTGCCCCACAGCAACCAG gacgTGCTGCTGAAGCGGGCGGCCGATGTGGCCGAGGCGCTCtacagtgtccccagggccccCGCGCATGTCACTGTCCCCTCCTTCGGCGGGGGACAGCTCGGCCTCGCCATGGGCGACTCCCCGCAGGGCTCCGAACAAG GGTTCTCGCGCAGCCCCGGGACGCCCCCGGCTCGGGGGTTCGGTCCCCCGGGCTCGGCCCCCCAGCAGGGCTTTGCCGGGGCCACCGGGGGCTTCGGCGGGGCCACCATGGCCGGGCTGGGGGTCCCCGGGTCCCCTCCGAGCTTCCTGAACGGCTCCACCGCCACCTCCCCCTACGCCA TCCTGCCCGCCAGTCCCCCGCTGGGCGCCTCGTCCGTCGCTGTCACCTCGGGCCCGGGCACGGCCACCTCGCCCGGTGGCTTCTCGTTCTCTCCGGTGACGATGATCTCGGCCGTGAAGCAGAAGAGCGCCTTCGCCCCCGTGCTGCGGCCACAGGGGTCCCCCCCGCCCGCCTGCGCCAGCGCCCTGCAAG acccagCTTTCGAGGACTCGGACAAATTCCACGCTGCGGCGCGGCCGCTCCAGGGATTGGCCTATTCCTAA